The genomic window ACAGATTTATACACTGTAGGATCAGTTTTATCTTCAATAGCAAGATTCAAAGTAGTTTCGTTAAGAAGAGTTACTTTACCTTTATCCGGTTCCACTGTTCCCATATATTTTATCTGGATACTTTTATCTTCATTATAGATATAGGTAAATGTACGATCTGGAGACACAATACATTGTCCTGCGTTCACCGGATCATCATCACTATCTTTTCTTTTACCTGTAGAACCTTCGTTAAAAACCCATCTAGAGGCTTTTTCACAATCAGTATATGTAATCTCATCCGAAACACCACCTCCTGAAGCAGGAATTGTTGTTCTTACCTCCTTAATCGGAGACCATGTTCCAGCCAACGGGAACACTTGCTCAGCATCATCATCCTTACAAGCAGAGATAGACAATAATGATAAACCTGCAAATAGCAATGCTAATTTCTTCATATATCAAATTTTTCAAGGTCTAAAATTATGATTTTTTTTAAAAACTTCATCATTTTTTTTAGCTTTCGTAATTTAATTTTCAAATTATTAAAAATACCATTGTCAGAACCTTATATTTTAAGCCTTATATTTGTATAAAAACATCAGATGCCATTAGTTTCCATCATTACTCCATGTTATAATTCTTCCAGATTTTTGGAAGAAACCATTGCATCAGTAATGAATCAAACATTCACAGACTGGGAATGGCTGATTACTGACGACTGCTCCTCAGACAATTCTGTTGACATCATCAAAAAAATAAATGATTCGAGAATAAAGCTTACCATTGCCGATGAAAACGGGGGAGCCGGACACGCAAGAAATATATCATTAAAAAAAGCATCAGGAAGATATATTACATTTCTGGATGCAGATGATTTTTGGGAACCCGAATTCCTCAACGAAATGATTCGTTTTATGGAAAAGGAACAAGCAGAAATTGCTTACTCAAACTATGCAAGATGCAATGCTGAACTTATTCCCCAACTCGAAGATTTCAAGGCTGACAAAGAAGTTACTTTTCAAAACCTCTTAAAAACATGCAGGCTTTCTCTATTGTCTTCCATGTATGATGCTCAGAGAGTCGGAATAGAATATTTTCCTGAAGGAAGCAAACGGGAAGACCATGTCATGTGGCTGAATTTATTAAAGAAAATCAATTCCGGGAAACCATTACCCAAAACCATGGCGAAGTACAGAATGCATTCGAACAGCATCTCAAGAAAAAAACAAAATATTATTAAAGATCAATATCTGGTTTACAGGGAGCATATGCAATTTTCTACAATACAATCTTTGTATTATACTGCCAACTGGGCAATTAACGGATTTTTAAAATACTCTAAAATATTCAACTGATGGAATACTCAAAAGAGTTCAAGGCAGCAATCAGCAACTTTTCTTCTTTGGAAAAAGACAGGTTAATTTTCAGATTATTAAAAAAAGACAAACTGCTTTCAAAAAAATTATATTTTGAGCTTATTGATCCGGAAAACACAGATCAGAAAAGAGCCCAGATGGAAGACAATATCCGTGAAAAACTACTGCTTTTAAGTAAGTATTTACTGAATCATAAATATTACCTGATGCATATCCGAAAAATAAGCAGCGAAATTACGGAACATGTGAAGGTAACCACAGACAAATACGGAGAAGTTTCACTGAATCTTTTTCTTATCAATGAAATTTTAGAAAACAATGATAAACTGAATACTCAGAGATTTGATAATGTTTATAAACTCTATCTTTACCTCATCAACAAAATCATCAAAAGTTTTATCCTAACTAAAAAACTAGATGAAGATTACTGGATGGAAATTGATGAACATTTAAGAGCGATACAGCAAAAAATAGAAAACAATCATTATTTGAAAAAACTCTGCATCAATAACGGTTTAAAGCTTAACTGGTTTACCACAGAAAACATTCCTTCGAACATTGATCAGATCGCAAAAGATCTTAAAAACCAAGGATTTCTACGATGATATTATTTTCCTCAAAATCAATTCCGTAGAGTTTGGCTTTTCTGTAACAAAATTGGCAGCATTAACAGACATTTCTTTTAAGATCTCTTCATTAGCGATCAACGAAAGAACAAATTGCGTCGCTACATTTTCAGTTTCAAATGATTTGCCTCCGTTTGCTTGGATAAGATCATCTGCTTCCGGATTCTTTTTGTAATGATTTCCGAAAATTACAGGAATACCGAACGTTGCTGCCTCTAGAATATTATGAAGGCCTGCATCATGAAAACCTCCGCCCACAATGGCAATATCCGCATAAGAATACAGTTTGGAAAGCAACCCGATACTGTCGACAATAAGAATTTGAGCGTCTGAATTTTTAAGCATCTGAACGTCTTTAATTTCACTGTAAAGAATTGATTCAGGAAAAACCTGCTTCAAATGATGAACTCTTTTCAAATCATGCGGAGCAATAATCAGTTTAATTTCATTGTTTTTGGCAATTAGCATTTCAGCTATTTTCTCTTCTGCATGCCACGAGCTCCCAAAAATCACGGCTTTTTCTCCTGCTATGAAATCTGTTATAAAATCTACATGATTATTTCTTTCTCGAAGCTGTTTTACTCTGTCAAACCTCGTATCACCCGTTACAGAAGAATTAATAAGACCTATACTTTTTGCCAAAACATACGAATGCTGATTCTGATGAAAAAACCACTCTACCGTATCATTAAGCTGTTTTACAAACCATTTTCCATAGGTTGTAAAAAAAGCTTGTCTTTCGTAAAACAATGCCGAAATCACGTATATTTTTGCGCCCTTCTTTTTTAATTCACTTAACAGGTTATACCAAAAATCATATTTCACCGTAAAAAATAGTTTAACTGAAAAAGCCGACACAAAATCTTTTACGTCTTTCTTTCGATCAAACGGCAAATAACAAATCACATCGGCAATATGCTTTTTCTTAATCACATTTTCATATCCGGAAGGAGAGAAAAATGTCACTAATATTTTACAGGCAGGAAATTCTTTTTTTAGTTGTTCTAAAACAGGTAACCCCTGCTCATATTCTCCTAAACTCGCAGCATGCATCCAGATGACCTCATCAGACTCATTGAAAGCAGATTTCACCCTTTGTA from Chryseobacterium camelliae includes these protein-coding regions:
- a CDS encoding lipocalin family protein yields the protein MKKLALLFAGLSLLSISACKDDDAEQVFPLAGTWSPIKEVRTTIPASGGGVSDEITYTDCEKASRWVFNEGSTGKRKDSDDDPVNAGQCIVSPDRTFTYIYNEDKSIQIKYMGTVEPDKGKVTLLNETTLNLAIEDKTDPTVYKSVTYTMKRISQ
- a CDS encoding deoxyuridine 5'-triphosphate nucleotidohydrolase — its product is MEYSKEFKAAISNFSSLEKDRLIFRLLKKDKLLSKKLYFELIDPENTDQKRAQMEDNIREKLLLLSKYLLNHKYYLMHIRKISSEITEHVKVTTDKYGEVSLNLFLINEILENNDKLNTQRFDNVYKLYLYLINKIIKSFILTKKLDEDYWMEIDEHLRAIQQKIENNHYLKKLCINNGLKLNWFTTENIPSNIDQIAKDLKNQGFLR
- a CDS encoding 3-deoxy-D-manno-octulosonic acid transferase; its protein translation is MSFFYNIFINLLIFGMKVFSWFNDKTKKGVEGRKESLQRVKSAFNESDEVIWMHAASLGEYEQGLPVLEQLKKEFPACKILVTFFSPSGYENVIKKKHIADVICYLPFDRKKDVKDFVSAFSVKLFFTVKYDFWYNLLSELKKKGAKIYVISALFYERQAFFTTYGKWFVKQLNDTVEWFFHQNQHSYVLAKSIGLINSSVTGDTRFDRVKQLRERNNHVDFITDFIAGEKAVIFGSSWHAEEKIAEMLIAKNNEIKLIIAPHDLKRVHHLKQVFPESILYSEIKDVQMLKNSDAQILIVDSIGLLSKLYSYADIAIVGGGFHDAGLHNILEAATFGIPVIFGNHYKKNPEADDLIQANGGKSFETENVATQFVLSLIANEEILKEMSVNAANFVTEKPNSTELILRKIISS
- a CDS encoding glycosyltransferase family 2 protein, giving the protein MPLVSIITPCYNSSRFLEETIASVMNQTFTDWEWLITDDCSSDNSVDIIKKINDSRIKLTIADENGGAGHARNISLKKASGRYITFLDADDFWEPEFLNEMIRFMEKEQAEIAYSNYARCNAELIPQLEDFKADKEVTFQNLLKTCRLSLLSSMYDAQRVGIEYFPEGSKREDHVMWLNLLKKINSGKPLPKTMAKYRMHSNSISRKKQNIIKDQYLVYREHMQFSTIQSLYYTANWAINGFLKYSKIFN